Proteins from one Staphylococcus saprophyticus subsp. saprophyticus ATCC 15305 = NCTC 7292 genomic window:
- a CDS encoding 2-oxoacid:ferredoxin oxidoreductase subunit beta, producing MATFKDFRNNVKPNWCPGCGDFSVQAAIQKAAANVGLEPEEVAIITGIGCSGRLSGYVNSYGVHGIHGRSLPLAQGVKMANKDLTVIASGGDGDGYAIGMGHTIHALRRNMNMTYIVMDNQIYGLTKGQTSPSSAQGFITKSTPKGNIEQNVAPLELALSSGATFVAQGFSSDIKGLTKMIEDAINHDGFSFVNVFSPCVTYNKVNTYDWFKENLTNIDDIEDFDIKDKQKATQKVLEYNSLIKGIVYQDTETPSYESQIEEMNGTPLAKQDIHIDEEQFEALTKQFV from the coding sequence ATGGCGACATTTAAAGATTTTAGAAATAATGTAAAACCTAACTGGTGTCCTGGTTGCGGAGATTTTTCAGTACAAGCAGCCATTCAAAAGGCAGCAGCCAATGTTGGTTTAGAACCGGAAGAAGTAGCGATTATTACGGGGATTGGTTGTTCTGGACGTTTATCAGGATACGTAAATTCATATGGCGTTCATGGTATACATGGCCGTTCATTACCATTGGCACAAGGTGTAAAAATGGCTAATAAAGATTTAACGGTTATTGCTTCTGGTGGTGATGGAGATGGTTATGCCATTGGTATGGGTCATACGATTCATGCATTACGTAGAAATATGAATATGACTTACATTGTTATGGATAATCAAATTTATGGCTTAACTAAAGGTCAAACGTCACCTTCTTCAGCTCAAGGATTTATTACTAAATCTACACCAAAAGGAAATATTGAACAAAATGTAGCACCTTTAGAGTTAGCACTTTCATCAGGTGCAACCTTTGTAGCGCAAGGTTTTTCAAGTGACATTAAAGGACTAACAAAAATGATTGAGGACGCAATTAATCATGATGGCTTCTCATTTGTGAATGTATTTTCTCCATGTGTAACATATAACAAAGTGAATACGTATGATTGGTTTAAAGAAAATTTAACAAATATCGATGATATTGAAGATTTTGATATTAAAGATAAGCAAAAAGCCACTCAAAAAGTGTTAGAATATAATTCATTAATAAAAGGTATTGTTTATCAAGATACTGAAACACCTTCATATGAATCACAAATTGAAGAAATGAACGGTACACCTTTAGCTAAACAAGACATTCATATTGATGAAGAACAATTTGAGGCATTAACGAAACAATTTGTATAA
- a CDS encoding 2-oxoacid:acceptor oxidoreductase subunit alpha, giving the protein MKSQVSWKVGGQQGEGIESTGEIFATAMNRKGYYLYGYRHFSSRIMGGHTNNKIRVSTTPVHAISDDLDILIAFDQETIELNHHEMREDSVIIADSKAKPEKPDNCRAQLIDLPFTATAKELGTALMKNMVAIGATCAVMDLDISDFETLITNMFTKKGDKVVELNIEALNEGYRLMNEQLNNVDADFILDKTDGKPHLYMIGNDAIGLGALSAGSRFMAAYPITPASEIMEYMIENLPKVGGTVVQTEDEIAAANMAIGSNYAGVRAFTASAGPGLSLMMEAIGLSGMTETPFVVINTQRGGPSTGLPTKQEQSDLMQMIYGTHGDIPKIVVAPTDAEDAFYLTMEAFNLAEQYQCPVIVLSDLQLSLGKQTVEQLDYNKIEINRGDMIQSDIEREENDKTYFKRYALTESGVSPRPIPGVKGGIHHVTGVEHNEEGKTSEAADNRQQQMDKRMRKTENLLIQNPVEADVQHETADILYLGFISTKGAIQEGKSRLESQNIKVNHIQIRQLHPFPSETIQKEVDKASKVVVVEHNYQGQLANILKMNVNLGDKLVNQTKYDGTPFLPHEIEANGLEIAKEIKELV; this is encoded by the coding sequence ATGAAATCACAAGTATCATGGAAAGTGGGCGGTCAACAAGGCGAAGGTATTGAATCTACTGGGGAAATCTTTGCTACTGCTATGAACCGTAAAGGATACTACTTATATGGATATCGTCATTTTTCAAGTAGAATCATGGGCGGACACACGAATAATAAAATACGCGTATCCACGACACCAGTGCATGCAATTAGTGATGATTTAGATATCTTAATTGCATTTGATCAAGAAACAATCGAATTAAACCATCATGAAATGCGTGAAGACAGCGTAATTATTGCAGATAGTAAAGCAAAGCCAGAGAAACCAGACAACTGTCGTGCTCAATTGATAGACCTACCATTTACTGCAACTGCTAAAGAATTAGGTACTGCATTGATGAAAAATATGGTAGCGATTGGTGCCACTTGTGCTGTTATGGACCTCGATATTTCAGATTTTGAAACATTAATTACAAACATGTTTACTAAAAAAGGTGACAAGGTTGTAGAATTGAATATAGAGGCGTTAAATGAAGGTTATCGTTTAATGAATGAACAGTTAAATAACGTTGATGCTGATTTTATCTTAGATAAAACGGATGGAAAGCCACATCTATATATGATTGGTAACGATGCCATTGGTTTAGGTGCGTTATCAGCAGGATCAAGATTTATGGCGGCTTATCCAATAACACCAGCTTCAGAAATTATGGAATATATGATTGAAAATCTTCCAAAAGTGGGCGGAACAGTTGTACAAACTGAAGATGAGATTGCTGCAGCAAACATGGCAATCGGTTCAAACTATGCAGGTGTACGTGCATTTACTGCTAGTGCGGGACCAGGACTATCGCTAATGATGGAAGCGATTGGTTTATCAGGTATGACAGAAACGCCTTTTGTAGTTATAAATACACAGCGTGGTGGCCCTTCAACAGGATTGCCAACGAAACAAGAGCAATCAGACTTAATGCAAATGATTTACGGTACACATGGTGATATTCCTAAAATTGTAGTCGCGCCTACTGATGCAGAAGATGCATTTTATTTAACTATGGAAGCTTTTAATTTGGCTGAACAATATCAATGTCCAGTCATAGTATTAAGTGATTTACAACTTTCATTAGGTAAACAAACGGTTGAACAATTAGACTATAATAAAATAGAAATCAATCGTGGTGACATGATCCAATCCGATATAGAACGTGAAGAAAATGACAAAACTTACTTTAAACGTTATGCATTAACAGAAAGTGGTGTTTCCCCAAGACCTATTCCTGGGGTAAAAGGCGGCATTCATCATGTTACAGGTGTTGAACATAATGAAGAAGGAAAAACGAGTGAAGCTGCAGATAATAGACAACAGCAAATGGATAAACGTATGCGTAAAACAGAAAACCTATTAATACAAAATCCAGTAGAAGCTGATGTACAACATGAAACAGCAGACATACTATATTTAGGATTTATTTCAACTAAAGGTGCAATTCAAGAGGGTAAATCAAGATTAGAATCACAAAATATTAAGGTTAACCACATACAAATTAGACAATTGCATCCATTCCCTAGTGAAACGATTCAAAAAGAAGTCGACAAAGCTTCAAAAGTCGTTGTAGTTGAACATAATTATCAAGGTCAACTTGCCAATATATTAAAAATGAACGTAAATTTAGGTGATAAATTAGTAAATCAAACGAAATACGATGGCACACCATTTTTACCACATGAAATTGAAGCTAATGGACTTGAGATAGCTAAAGAAATAAAGGAGTTGGTATAA
- a CDS encoding TIGR00282 family metallophosphoesterase — MRLLFIGDIVGKVGREAITTYLSRLKQTYRPTVTIVNAENAAHGKGLTEKIYKDLLREGVDFMTMGNHTYGQRQIYDFIDSANRMVRPANFPEEAPGVGMRFIQINEIKLAIINLQGRAFMQDIDDPFKKADELINEAKKETDYIFVDFHAETTSEKNAMGWYLDGRASAVVGTHTHIQTSDERILPGGTGYITDVGMTGFYDGILGINRHEVITRFITSLPQRHVVPDEGRSVLSGVIIDINKEGRTTHIERVLINDDHPF; from the coding sequence ATGAGATTATTATTTATTGGGGATATTGTAGGAAAAGTAGGGCGCGAGGCCATTACAACATATTTATCAAGACTGAAGCAGACATATCGTCCTACAGTTACAATTGTGAATGCTGAAAATGCGGCACATGGTAAAGGCCTGACAGAAAAAATATACAAAGATTTATTAAGAGAAGGCGTAGATTTTATGACGATGGGTAACCACACATATGGTCAGCGTCAAATTTATGATTTTATAGATTCAGCAAATCGTATGGTAAGACCGGCTAACTTTCCAGAAGAAGCGCCAGGCGTAGGTATGCGATTTATTCAAATAAATGAAATTAAGCTAGCTATCATCAACTTGCAAGGTCGTGCTTTTATGCAAGATATTGATGATCCTTTTAAAAAGGCAGATGAGCTTATAAACGAAGCAAAAAAAGAAACGGATTATATATTCGTAGATTTTCACGCTGAAACGACATCTGAAAAAAATGCTATGGGTTGGTATCTTGATGGTAGAGCAAGTGCTGTTGTGGGCACGCACACACATATACAAACTTCGGATGAACGTATATTACCAGGAGGGACAGGTTATATTACGGATGTTGGTATGACAGGTTTTTATGATGGTATATTAGGTATAAATAGACATGAGGTGATTACGCGTTTTATTACAAGTTTGCCACAAAGACATGTTGTGCCAGATGAAGGTCGCAGTGTATTATCGGGCGTGATTATAGATATCAATAAAGAAGGAAGAACAACACACATTGAACGTGTATTAATCAATGACGATCATCCTTTTTAA